From Mesorhizobium australicum, a single genomic window includes:
- a CDS encoding branched-chain amino acid ABC transporter permease, whose protein sequence is MIATILDIITTAAILYIVASGLLLVFGVMKLINFAHGGLMTLGGYAAVIATALGLNPWIGIPLAAVFGAIVGLGMERVVVRSLYNRPLDAILATWGLSIIIGQIITLVFDRGVHFAEPPVRGVVSLIGESYSIYRLVLTVLALLLGLGLTLILKGTSLGLSTRAVIMNEDLARGLGINSGLVRTVTFTLGSGLAAVAGALITPLSSVYPDMGTAWLISAFMLVLVSGSSLYSLAIASVVLGGAQVIVSGYFGAVLGGMTIAALAAVILRIRPQGFSYE, encoded by the coding sequence ATGATAGCAACGATACTAGACATCATAACAACTGCTGCGATATTATACATAGTGGCTTCGGGGCTGCTCCTCGTATTCGGCGTTATGAAGCTTATCAATTTCGCACATGGCGGATTGATGACGCTTGGCGGATACGCTGCCGTTATTGCCACAGCGCTTGGGTTGAATCCCTGGATAGGCATTCCTCTGGCGGCGGTCTTTGGGGCGATTGTTGGTCTCGGCATGGAGCGTGTTGTTGTACGGTCGTTATACAATCGGCCGCTCGATGCTATCCTAGCCACCTGGGGCCTGAGCATCATCATTGGCCAGATCATAACTCTGGTCTTCGATCGTGGTGTTCATTTCGCTGAACCTCCAGTTCGAGGGGTGGTCAGTCTCATCGGTGAGTCATATTCGATCTACAGGCTGGTGCTTACCGTTCTCGCACTACTGCTGGGACTTGGTTTGACCTTGATACTCAAGGGTACATCACTAGGTCTCTCCACGCGCGCCGTCATCATGAACGAAGATCTTGCGCGCGGACTTGGAATAAATAGCGGGCTCGTTCGCACGGTGACATTCACCCTTGGCTCTGGGCTGGCCGCCGTTGCCGGCGCTTTGATAACACCTCTTTCGAGTGTCTATCCGGATATGGGCACAGCCTGGCTAATCAGCGCATTTATGCTCGTGCTGGTATCGGGCTCCTCTCTTTATAGCTTGGCTATTGCAAGTGTTGTGTTGGGCGGAGCACAAGTGATTGTCAGTGGTTATTTCGGAGCGGTCCTAGGCGGCATGACAATTGCGGCTCTTGCCGCGGTAATTCTCCGTATTCGACCGCAGGGGTTTTCTTATGAGTGA
- a CDS encoding branched-chain amino acid ABC transporter ATP-binding protein/permease, with protein sequence MSDVNLKEWGKAHHLRPRASPLTRMVVVATIALIGVGVTPFFIDAYSVNVLVRSMIYASIALSVDILWGYLGVLTFGQSAFFAAGAYVTALIFTYQGFSAELAFAALVVGIAVAVAMAGLVAFLAFWHGATDLYASVITLVLPIVVTQLLFSGGTFTGSSSGLTGFETVPLSIEAWFWVVGAWLVILTSAAWLYTRSDAGQLLVAIRENEQRCQYLGLNTSKIKAVIFLICAGIGAIAGWMYANYTMVVAPEIAGFVFGTELLIWVALGGRGTLFGPVIGTLIIDYASAHLQGDFPFIWKLVIGVIFVSVIVALPRGLLPVVSNSMNWLRRLVITAHPKERAPMQLRQANERSSTATSEDGGAALVVSGVEKRFGSLEVLSGIDFEATYGEIVSLVGPNGAGKTTLMTCIADGLKRSSGAISVAGVDIGHRPPNQCVRLGVGRKFQMANVFDTLTVGECLQIARARLDGLSKWQKSGVCSLPQSALHIIRATGLDNDLDVPAQVLSHGKKQALELAMVLALEPKVILLDEPTAGLTKAERTLIGTILTELAKTEQLCILLVEHDLDFVREISSRVIVLHQGRIVLNGSVDEVVNSELVKSVYAGSGH encoded by the coding sequence ATGAGTGATGTGAACTTGAAGGAATGGGGCAAAGCGCATCACCTTCGGCCACGGGCAAGCCCGCTAACGAGGATGGTCGTTGTAGCAACTATAGCTCTGATCGGTGTTGGCGTCACGCCCTTCTTTATAGATGCGTATTCAGTCAACGTTCTCGTAAGATCGATGATATACGCGTCTATCGCTCTTTCCGTCGATATTCTCTGGGGTTACCTTGGAGTTTTGACTTTCGGGCAGTCGGCATTTTTTGCGGCAGGAGCTTATGTCACCGCCCTGATATTTACCTATCAGGGATTTTCCGCCGAATTGGCTTTTGCTGCTCTTGTAGTCGGTATCGCGGTCGCCGTGGCGATGGCAGGATTGGTTGCGTTTCTTGCCTTTTGGCATGGCGCAACTGATCTATATGCTTCGGTTATCACTCTTGTCTTGCCGATTGTTGTCACGCAACTCCTATTTTCCGGTGGAACCTTCACGGGGTCCAGCAGCGGTCTTACCGGTTTCGAGACCGTTCCTCTCAGTATTGAAGCCTGGTTTTGGGTTGTCGGAGCTTGGCTGGTCATTTTGACAAGCGCGGCATGGCTTTACACGCGCAGTGATGCCGGGCAGCTTCTGGTTGCCATCCGGGAAAACGAGCAGCGTTGCCAGTATCTCGGCTTGAACACATCGAAGATCAAAGCGGTCATCTTTCTCATCTGTGCGGGAATAGGTGCAATCGCCGGATGGATGTATGCTAATTATACGATGGTGGTTGCACCGGAGATTGCTGGCTTTGTGTTCGGAACGGAGCTTCTGATCTGGGTAGCGCTGGGCGGACGGGGCACGTTGTTTGGACCTGTTATCGGCACACTTATCATTGACTATGCGAGCGCACACCTCCAGGGCGACTTCCCGTTCATATGGAAACTGGTCATAGGCGTCATTTTCGTTTCGGTCATCGTAGCCTTGCCACGCGGCCTCCTGCCGGTGGTTTCGAATTCCATGAATTGGCTTCGCAGGCTCGTCATCACGGCGCATCCGAAGGAGCGCGCACCGATGCAGCTGCGCCAAGCGAACGAACGTAGCTCCACCGCGACTAGCGAAGATGGAGGAGCAGCACTTGTTGTGAGCGGTGTCGAAAAACGCTTCGGTAGTCTCGAGGTCCTGTCCGGTATCGATTTTGAAGCTACCTATGGCGAAATTGTCAGCCTCGTTGGACCCAATGGAGCCGGAAAAACCACGCTTATGACCTGTATCGCAGACGGTCTGAAGCGCAGCAGCGGCGCGATATCAGTCGCCGGTGTGGACATAGGGCATCGTCCACCGAACCAATGTGTGCGTCTTGGCGTCGGCCGTAAATTCCAGATGGCCAATGTTTTCGACACGCTGACCGTGGGGGAATGCCTTCAGATCGCGCGAGCTCGTCTCGATGGCTTATCTAAATGGCAAAAATCAGGTGTCTGCAGCCTTCCGCAGTCTGCTTTGCATATTATCCGGGCGACCGGCTTGGATAACGACCTGGACGTGCCTGCGCAAGTGCTGTCGCACGGAAAGAAGCAAGCTTTGGAGTTGGCGATGGTTCTCGCTCTCGAGCCCAAGGTCATTCTTCTGGACGAGCCCACAGCTGGCCTTACTAAGGCTGAGCGTACGCTTATTGGAACGATCCTGACCGAACTTGCCAAAACGGAACAACTCTGCATCCTGCTGGTGGAGCATGATCTGGATTTCGTCCGAGAGATTTCTTCACGGGTGATTGTTCTGCACCAAGGCCGGATTGTTCTTAATGGATCGGTTGATGAGGTGGTGAATTCCGAGCTTGTCAAATCGGTCTACGCTGGGTCTGGGCACTGA
- a CDS encoding ABC transporter ATP-binding protein produces MTETVLALKGLTTGYGQAPVVRDVDLTIDRGEILAVVGKNGMGKTTLLKSIMGYLPKFSGTVSLSGQSVSDGKPHQIARLGVAYIPQEKALFQDLTVEENIRLALRGSADWSEARDTISRCFPFLLDRLRQKAGTLSGGEQKMLLMTRSLAVGAKVLLIDEISEGLQPSVISNLVKIIQAERDRLGLAVLLVEQNLSFTCAVSDKYVLLDKGEISGSGNTQDPDTHAKILAHISL; encoded by the coding sequence ATGACGGAAACAGTGCTCGCTTTGAAGGGCCTCACCACGGGGTACGGGCAGGCCCCCGTGGTCCGCGACGTCGATTTGACGATCGACCGCGGTGAAATTCTTGCTGTGGTTGGCAAGAATGGTATGGGCAAGACCACGCTTCTCAAATCAATCATGGGATACCTGCCCAAGTTTTCCGGCACCGTTTCGCTCTCCGGGCAATCGGTCAGCGACGGCAAGCCCCATCAAATTGCTCGGCTTGGCGTAGCTTACATACCGCAGGAAAAGGCGTTGTTTCAGGATCTTACGGTCGAGGAGAATATTCGTTTGGCATTGCGTGGTTCGGCGGACTGGAGCGAGGCAAGGGACACGATCAGCCGTTGCTTTCCGTTCCTGCTGGATCGCTTGCGGCAAAAAGCCGGGACGCTAAGTGGCGGCGAACAGAAGATGCTTCTGATGACGCGCTCACTGGCCGTGGGAGCCAAGGTTCTTCTGATCGACGAGATAAGCGAGGGTCTGCAGCCATCGGTAATTTCCAACCTCGTCAAGATCATCCAAGCGGAGAGGGATCGTCTGGGCCTCGCCGTTCTGCTGGTTGAGCAGAACCTTTCCTTCACTTGCGCCGTTTCCGATAAATACGTCCTTCTGGATAAAGGCGAAATATCCGGGTCTGGAAATACCCAGGATCCGGATACCCATGCAAAAATCCTAGCGCATATAAGCCTTTGA
- a CDS encoding urease subunit beta yields the protein MYLTKKESDRLLVFVAAELARRRRASGLRLNLPEARAIIADAIHEGARQGKSVSELMAFGRTILNAEEVQSGVVSLLEMLMVEPMFPDGQKLVCVHDPVSPPQDVEEEEEPGCYRLAEDGIEINVGRATTQVVVRNMGDRPIQIGSHFHFFEVNPELDFDRVAAFGFRLDIPAGTTVRFEPGDEKTVDLVAIGGDRRVEGLNSLTEGLLDDPEVKHRAIARAAAEGFRGAQNG from the coding sequence GTGTACCTGACCAAAAAAGAAAGTGACAGGCTTCTGGTTTTTGTCGCAGCCGAACTGGCACGGCGCCGCCGGGCCAGCGGACTGAGACTAAACTTACCGGAGGCGAGGGCGATAATAGCCGACGCTATCCATGAGGGAGCTAGGCAAGGGAAGTCCGTTTCGGAATTAATGGCATTTGGCCGCACCATACTGAACGCTGAGGAAGTTCAGTCGGGCGTCGTATCGTTGCTCGAAATGCTGATGGTCGAACCTATGTTCCCAGACGGCCAAAAGCTCGTCTGTGTGCATGACCCCGTAAGCCCACCACAGGATGTCGAAGAGGAAGAGGAGCCGGGTTGCTACCGCTTGGCGGAAGACGGGATAGAAATCAATGTGGGTCGCGCGACCACACAGGTCGTCGTTCGCAACATGGGCGACCGCCCCATTCAGATCGGCTCTCATTTCCACTTCTTTGAGGTAAACCCCGAGTTGGATTTCGATAGGGTTGCAGCGTTCGGCTTCCGTCTTGATATTCCAGCTGGAACGACGGTTCGGTTCGAGCCAGGGGATGAGAAAACCGTGGATCTTGTTGCCATTGGAGGCGACCGACGCGTGGAGGGGCTCAACAGCCTGACGGAAGGTCTCCTGGACGATCCGGAGGTAAAACACAGGGCAATCGCACGCGCAGCGGCCGAAGGTTTCAGGGGAGCCCAAAATGGCTAA
- the ureC gene encoding urease subunit alpha — translation MAKLLSRRQYVELYGPSTGDRVRLADTELWAEVERDLLVPGDELVFGAGKTIRVGTGCHGHITAAGGALDLVITNATIIDPVLGIIKADIGIKDGLIAGIGKAGDPRIMDGVDPRLIVGTNTDVRAAEGLIVTAGGLDCHVHFIDPGQCEEALSSGITTLFGGGLGATTVPIASTGTVNLGLMLQAAEVFPVNFGFFGKAASDSSDPLLEQLDAGAAGLKIHEDWGATTAAIHSALVAADEADVQIQLHTDTLNEFGFLERTLKAINGRTIHAYHVEGAGGGHAPDIIKVCGFENVLPSSTNPTNPYTINTFDEHFDMAMVSHNLNPRLPEDIAFAESRIRHETIAAEGVLHDIGAISAIGSDSQGMGRIAETIARTWQTASRMKIQRGALPEDSGRGNDNTRIKRFIAKYTINPARMFGVDKYVGSLEPGKLADLVFWKPGLFGIKPEAVFKSGFPVMAVMGEANASLNCCEPLRYRPQWGSFGRAVQSLSVRFVSQRALDHDIAGKLELRSRCVAVSGTRKLSKKHMLWNDKAPRVTVDPETYQVEVDGEHCTSLPATKLPLGPLYTLK, via the coding sequence ATGGCTAAGCTTCTGTCGCGTCGTCAATATGTCGAGTTGTACGGACCGTCGACCGGAGACCGGGTGCGTCTCGCTGACACCGAACTTTGGGCGGAAGTCGAGCGAGATCTTTTGGTGCCGGGCGACGAGCTCGTGTTCGGAGCTGGAAAAACCATAAGAGTGGGCACTGGCTGTCATGGCCACATCACCGCGGCGGGCGGGGCGCTCGATCTCGTCATCACCAACGCCACGATCATCGATCCAGTCCTCGGGATAATCAAAGCGGACATCGGGATTAAGGATGGCCTGATCGCCGGCATTGGCAAGGCCGGAGATCCGCGGATCATGGATGGGGTGGACCCAAGATTAATCGTCGGCACCAACACCGATGTTCGCGCAGCGGAGGGCCTGATCGTCACGGCAGGGGGGCTCGATTGCCACGTTCATTTCATCGACCCGGGTCAGTGCGAAGAGGCGCTGTCCAGCGGCATCACCACTTTGTTCGGCGGCGGGCTTGGAGCCACAACGGTTCCGATCGCCTCCACCGGCACGGTCAATCTTGGACTCATGCTTCAGGCTGCTGAGGTCTTTCCTGTTAACTTCGGCTTCTTTGGAAAGGCTGCGTCAGACAGTAGCGACCCCCTTCTCGAGCAACTCGACGCTGGGGCTGCCGGATTGAAAATTCACGAGGATTGGGGTGCGACAACCGCTGCGATCCATTCTGCATTGGTAGCTGCTGATGAAGCGGATGTGCAAATCCAATTGCACACCGACACGCTCAATGAGTTCGGTTTTTTAGAGCGGACCTTGAAGGCCATCAATGGCCGCACCATCCATGCCTACCATGTCGAAGGGGCTGGCGGAGGGCATGCGCCCGATATCATCAAGGTGTGCGGCTTCGAAAACGTGCTGCCTTCGTCGACCAACCCGACCAACCCTTACACCATCAATACATTCGACGAGCATTTCGACATGGCGATGGTCAGTCATAACCTGAATCCGAGATTGCCCGAAGACATTGCCTTTGCCGAATCCCGGATTCGGCACGAAACTATTGCCGCGGAAGGCGTGTTGCACGATATCGGCGCAATCAGCGCCATCGGTTCCGATTCCCAAGGCATGGGCCGCATTGCCGAAACAATCGCTCGTACGTGGCAGACAGCGTCACGTATGAAGATACAGCGCGGGGCTCTGCCGGAGGATAGCGGTCGTGGTAATGACAATACCCGGATCAAGCGCTTTATCGCCAAGTACACCATCAATCCCGCGCGGATGTTTGGCGTGGACAAATATGTTGGCTCGCTCGAACCCGGCAAGCTGGCCGACCTCGTTTTCTGGAAGCCGGGGCTGTTCGGCATCAAGCCGGAGGCCGTCTTCAAGTCGGGCTTTCCGGTTATGGCAGTGATGGGTGAGGCGAACGCGTCACTCAATTGCTGCGAGCCGCTGCGCTACCGGCCTCAGTGGGGCTCGTTCGGACGCGCCGTCCAATCGCTTTCGGTACGCTTCGTGTCGCAGCGGGCACTCGACCACGACATTGCCGGAAAGCTGGAACTGCGATCACGATGCGTGGCTGTTTCCGGAACCCGAAAGCTTTCCAAGAAACACATGCTTTGGAACGACAAAGCTCCAAGAGTAACGGTCGATCCCGAAACCTACCAAGTGGAAGTGGACGGTGAACATTGCACGTCGCTGCCCGCCACCAAACTGCCGCTTGGGCCTCTCTACACATTGAAATAG
- the ureG gene encoding urease accessory protein UreG, whose protein sequence is MSAKAVRIGIGGPVGSGKTRLIERLLPLIHEAGLKPAVITNDLVTLEDALRVKASGLIEETLVIGVETGACPHTAIREDPSVNIQAADTLERENPLDLILIESGGDNLAATFSSELVDYWIFVIDCAAGDDIPRKRGLGMLQADLLVVNKIDLVPHVGADLDRIRHDVQINRPQRPTIYTNLRSPEGAVEVFKAMKTDALFGCGVH, encoded by the coding sequence ATGTCTGCAAAAGCCGTGCGTATCGGCATCGGGGGGCCGGTGGGCTCCGGGAAGACGAGGCTTATCGAGCGTCTCCTGCCTCTTATCCACGAGGCGGGGCTGAAGCCTGCGGTCATCACCAATGACCTGGTCACCCTGGAGGACGCGTTGCGGGTCAAGGCGAGTGGCCTCATCGAGGAAACGCTGGTTATCGGCGTTGAAACCGGCGCATGCCCTCATACCGCGATCAGGGAAGACCCTTCGGTAAACATTCAGGCTGCCGACACCCTGGAACGCGAGAATCCGCTCGATTTGATTTTGATTGAGAGTGGCGGCGACAATTTGGCGGCAACGTTCTCCTCGGAGCTCGTCGACTACTGGATTTTCGTGATCGATTGCGCCGCTGGCGACGATATACCGCGCAAGCGGGGGCTTGGAATGCTCCAAGCCGATCTCCTTGTCGTCAATAAGATTGACCTGGTTCCGCATGTGGGGGCTGATCTCGACCGCATCCGTCATGACGTTCAGATCAATCGCCCTCAAAGGCCGACCATTTACACCAATTTGCGTTCGCCGGAGGGAGCTGTGGAGGTTTTCAAAGCCATGAAAACTGATGCCCTTTTCGGTTGCGGGGTTCATTGA
- a CDS encoding urease accessory protein UreD — protein MAFVYVQNPSGAVFDGDKLELRIAARDGGKLHVTSTSATKLHRMLEGSALQKVQLEVTQGSYIEYLPDQLIPQAQSSYDQETMIDLERGSMLVASEIISPGRLARGEVFAFDRLKLETQIKVGGSTLFTDRMLMEPAALPINTRGVLGSFLYSGNLLALAPGGNAKGIYEAATSLEMMGEDFRLGVGALPGAVGIVVRVLARSSSVAMRLMDETWSRVRMQMIGAPAPSRRK, from the coding sequence ATGGCTTTCGTCTACGTCCAAAACCCCTCGGGAGCGGTGTTTGACGGCGATAAGCTGGAACTGCGGATTGCTGCGCGGGACGGTGGCAAGCTTCATGTAACGAGCACGTCCGCAACGAAGCTACACCGCATGTTGGAAGGGTCGGCGTTGCAGAAGGTACAATTGGAGGTAACGCAGGGATCATACATCGAGTATCTGCCGGACCAACTAATCCCGCAGGCACAGTCATCTTACGACCAAGAGACCATGATCGACCTCGAGCGAGGGTCTATGTTGGTTGCAAGCGAAATCATTTCACCAGGACGCCTGGCCCGTGGCGAGGTCTTCGCGTTCGATCGTCTCAAACTAGAAACGCAAATAAAGGTCGGTGGAAGTACGCTTTTCACTGACCGCATGCTTATGGAACCGGCGGCGCTTCCAATCAATACAAGAGGCGTTCTTGGTTCCTTCCTCTATTCGGGAAACCTGCTGGCGCTTGCTCCGGGCGGGAATGCAAAGGGGATATACGAGGCTGCCACATCCCTGGAAATGATGGGTGAAGACTTTCGACTAGGTGTGGGTGCCTTACCCGGAGCGGTTGGCATTGTTGTGAGGGTCCTTGCTCGGTCATCATCAGTAGCTATGCGACTCATGGACGAAACTTGGTCCCGCGTTCGAATGCAGATGATTGGCGCGCCAGCCCCATCTCGGAGGAAATAG
- a CDS encoding urease accessory protein UreF, which translates to MGEASLEPPNRASFLTALQLADSSLPIGRYVHSFGLEALLNEIPKNSIQIVEIVKAVLLHGTGRSDAVATAHAHRMFSMADLVQLHKIDEHLLALKLSVPARNASISSGRHLAKLAPRIWPHSVLATFCQEVQAGEGGNLAVVTAAISASQGIGLENTVLAELRGAASGLFSAAVRLGRMGSVDAQIQLHQCVPTIIQAAERALDMDLEDMSSTTLELDIAMLQLQRNPLRQFAT; encoded by the coding sequence ATGGGTGAAGCGTCGCTAGAGCCCCCCAATCGTGCGAGCTTTCTGACGGCCCTCCAGCTGGCCGACAGTTCTCTGCCAATAGGACGTTATGTTCACTCCTTCGGATTGGAAGCACTGCTCAACGAGATCCCAAAAAACTCGATTCAAATCGTGGAAATTGTCAAAGCGGTACTACTCCATGGTACGGGTCGCTCTGACGCAGTTGCCACTGCTCATGCGCATCGAATGTTTTCAATGGCCGACCTTGTCCAACTGCATAAGATCGACGAACATCTCTTAGCTCTGAAGCTGTCGGTGCCTGCGCGGAACGCATCGATCTCGTCTGGACGTCATCTGGCAAAGTTGGCACCACGGATATGGCCTCACAGTGTACTCGCTACGTTTTGCCAAGAAGTGCAAGCGGGCGAGGGCGGTAACCTTGCCGTCGTCACAGCAGCAATATCGGCTTCCCAAGGAATAGGCCTTGAGAACACTGTTCTCGCTGAATTGCGAGGTGCGGCAAGTGGTCTTTTTTCGGCTGCAGTACGTCTGGGACGGATGGGATCGGTAGACGCACAAATTCAACTTCACCAATGCGTTCCGACTATTATCCAAGCCGCGGAACGAGCCTTGGATATGGATTTGGAAGACATGAGTTCGACTACTCTCGAATTGGATATTGCGATGTTACAGCTTCAGCGCAATCCACTACGCCAATTCGCGACGTAG
- a CDS encoding transporter substrate-binding domain-containing protein → MRGVDELQESYRLEGTWPVGILFSRSGITAISEISQLQGTLLAISEINLAGGVLGKPISPLILDPASDPQRYAQFASSLLMDRGVTNIFGCSASYSRKAVIPVIERRGGLLWYSIGYEGFEYSSNIIYTGPAPNQLHLPLAEYLFPRYGRKLMCVGTDYLFPRESNRIMQDLVSEIGGSIVGEHYLPFNAQRDAFSNIVKEARALGADVIFSTVVGPGIAALYDAYATENLDPSVMPIASLTTNETHCQEMWFEPLPGHIVSAPYFETVGSPRNSNFVANYHQRFGAKRPTDACAEAAYFTVLLFARALERAGTLDPERLRAEVLGLEISAPQGVVMVDPDNSHTYLWPRIGMTEAGRKFRVVAEFKQAMKPDPYLMNYVGLGRINHVQG, encoded by the coding sequence ATGCGCGGCGTTGATGAATTACAGGAGTCCTACCGCTTGGAAGGCACTTGGCCGGTTGGTATCCTATTCTCGAGGAGTGGTATAACGGCGATCTCTGAGATTTCTCAACTACAGGGCACCTTACTTGCCATTTCCGAGATAAATTTAGCAGGTGGCGTGCTTGGAAAACCGATCTCACCCTTAATCCTCGACCCCGCCTCCGATCCACAACGCTACGCCCAATTCGCCAGTTCGCTGCTGATGGATAGAGGGGTGACTAATATATTTGGCTGTTCGGCTTCCTACAGTCGAAAAGCAGTGATTCCTGTAATAGAGCGGCGTGGAGGACTTCTTTGGTACTCAATTGGCTATGAAGGGTTTGAATACTCGTCGAATATTATATATACCGGACCGGCACCAAATCAACTTCATCTACCACTCGCCGAATATCTTTTTCCCCGGTACGGTCGAAAGCTGATGTGTGTGGGAACCGATTATCTTTTCCCACGTGAATCGAACCGAATTATGCAAGATCTCGTGTCCGAGATTGGTGGCAGTATTGTTGGTGAACACTATCTGCCGTTTAATGCACAGAGAGACGCCTTTTCGAATATCGTCAAAGAGGCGAGAGCGCTCGGTGCCGATGTGATCTTCTCCACGGTGGTGGGACCTGGAATAGCGGCACTTTATGATGCGTATGCCACCGAGAATCTTGATCCATCTGTCATGCCAATCGCCTCCCTGACGACGAACGAAACGCATTGTCAAGAAATGTGGTTCGAACCGTTGCCGGGGCATATCGTTTCCGCCCCATACTTCGAAACAGTAGGATCGCCACGAAATAGTAATTTTGTTGCCAACTATCATCAGCGTTTCGGAGCTAAACGGCCGACCGATGCTTGTGCCGAGGCCGCGTATTTCACCGTTCTGCTATTTGCCCGAGCTTTAGAGCGTGCTGGAACACTGGACCCTGAACGACTTCGAGCCGAAGTGCTCGGATTAGAAATCTCTGCTCCTCAAGGCGTGGTTATGGTCGATCCTGATAATAGCCACACTTATCTCTGGCCACGAATTGGAATGACGGAAGCTGGAAGAAAATTTAGAGTTGTCGCAGAATTCAAACAGGCAATGAAACCCGATCCGTATCTTATGAACTATGTGGGATTGGGTCGAATTAACCACGTTCAAGGATAG
- a CDS encoding ANTAR domain-containing response regulator: protein MSGEALIRELRKLQVWVIHPEDAACNELIRHLKRIGCQVNTQWPIPESWPVHADVVFCLFSGHLPIDVSALRNGREGTLIGIVEYESPTIVRELLDADAQAIIAKPIHPFGILSTLSVASSRYRFERRQNSKIVKLEETLRSRRVVNNAVRRLATERSISEDQAYQLIRRWSLEQRVSMTRIADHFIAIDEGRDDYSEEF, encoded by the coding sequence ATGTCCGGTGAGGCGCTGATTCGAGAATTGCGGAAACTGCAAGTTTGGGTGATTCATCCAGAGGACGCAGCTTGTAATGAACTTATTCGACATCTGAAGCGGATCGGGTGCCAGGTCAATACACAGTGGCCAATTCCCGAAAGTTGGCCAGTTCATGCCGATGTCGTCTTCTGTCTTTTTAGCGGACATCTTCCTATCGACGTAAGTGCCTTGAGGAACGGCCGGGAAGGCACACTTATCGGGATTGTGGAATATGAGAGCCCGACCATTGTTCGTGAACTATTGGACGCTGATGCGCAGGCCATCATCGCGAAGCCCATCCATCCTTTCGGCATCCTATCGACTTTATCCGTCGCTAGTTCGCGCTACCGTTTTGAACGCAGACAAAATAGTAAAATCGTCAAGCTTGAGGAAACTTTACGATCACGCCGCGTAGTGAACAACGCGGTTCGACGTCTGGCGACCGAGCGATCGATTAGCGAAGATCAAGCATATCAACTAATCCGACGTTGGTCTCTGGAGCAGCGTGTATCGATGACACGGATCGCTGACCACTTCATCGCCATAGATGAAGGAAGAGATGATTATTCCGAGGAATTCTAA